CTTCCGCTCCGGGGACAGGGACTCTCAGCGGGGAGCAATGACGTAGCGACCCAGCCGGGACACGGTGGCGCTGACCGTATTCGCCACCGTGTCCACCTCCGCGCCAGGAACGGCCTGCGCGGGAGTGCTCACGGGCAGCCAATAGAGCGTGAGCGTGGACGCATCCGCGCCCTCGGGCATGAGCGACGGCTCGTAGCGCACCGTCAGCCGCACGTCCCGCTGGAACGCGAAGCCACTCGGCAGGAAGGCGTAGTTGTGGGCCCACATGAAGGCATTCCAGGCCTCGGGAACCACCTTGCCGGTGCGCCAGCTCCCCGGCTCGACCTGGAGCGGCGCCGTCACCGCGCCCACGGGCAGCGTCCACTCAACCCGTCCGCCATACAGCGACAGCGTGCCCCCTGACGGCGTGAACCGGCCGGCGTCACCACACTGATTCGGCCGCAGCTCCCCGGCCCCAACGAGCGCCTCGAAGGTATCTGACCCGGCCAGCGAGTCGAGGATGCGTCGGAGCTGATACACGGACGTCGTCTTCGGCACGTTCGCGAAGAGTTCCTCCACGCCCTGCCCCGAGGTCCAGAGCGCATCGATGCGGCGCATGCTCTCCGCGAGCTGCGGGTAGTCCAGGCCGTTCTGCTGACACAGGTTCCAGGCGGTGGGCGCATGCAGCGCGTTCATCGAATCACAGAGGCTCTCCGTCTGGCCGCCGACGCGGTACGAGACGGCACGGACGAACCACTCGTGAGACAGCTCCTGGCGCAGGAAGAACACGACGTGCGCGTACTCATGCGCCAGCAGCACCTGATTCTCCCGGGCCAGGGCGTTGGCCACCGTGAGCGGGCGCGGGACATGCGGCGCCGTGGGCAAGGAGGCCTCCAGGTCCCACAGGCAGACGTTCGCCCCGGGCCCTGGCTCCAGCCCCGTCCAATTCATGAACGAGGCTCCCGCCAGCGGACCGGGGTTCCCACACAGACTGTCCGACGCGAGGTGGATGTCCACCGGTACCATCCGCTCCGGCACGTCCACGCCGGTGAGCGCCACCAGGTCGTCCTTCACCGCCAGGAAGCCCGCGTAGCGCGCGAAGAGGTAGGTCTCCTCGATGGGGCACGGCAGCTCACACACGATGCGGAACGTGTCTCCTGGGCGCTGGTAGGCCACATACGGCCTTCCCCCGAGCGTCACCTCCATGCGAGGCACCGAGGGGACCTCGGGGGGCGGCGTCCCGGCGTCCGTCCCCGCGTCCGTGACGGGTACTCCCGCGTCCGGAGCAGGACCGGGGGGCGGCGCGCTGTCGTCGCCACACGCAACGGCAAACAGAAGAACCGCGACGGTGGGGAGGACGCCGCGCAGCCGACGGAACGGGGGGAATCGAGACATGGGCACCTCACCAGGCTCTCAAAACCTCCCAGGTCACTCTGACGGGAGGATGTTTCAGATGTGACACCGGACCTTCGGCAAGCTCGGCGAAACATGCGGCTGATGCACGGCGTGTGTCCAGACCTGCCATCATGGTAGAGACGGTTTCCGCTGAATCCACCTCCAACCCTGAGTACCCTCCGTGACCTTCTTCTCTAGAAAAGTGCTCTCCCTCCTCGTGTTCCTCATGGCCTCTTCCGCGACCGCCGCGGAGACATGGGTCCAGGGTCGGAAGGTGCTCCACGCCTGTGTCTACGCCCACTCCTACGAGGCGGAGGTGAACCTCTCGTACCGGAACCACGACCTCCCTTGGGGCACCTCCGTGTTCCTCATCTACGGCTGGGGCGGGCAGAACAACTTCGTACCTTACGACTGGGAGAACGAGCAGACCCTCGAGGTCTTCGCCTCGGCACCGTGGACGTGGAGCACCACCGTGCACGGCATCACCTCCACCCGCACCACGCCCAAGTGGGCCGAGCACCTCGACTTCGTCTGGAAGGTCGTGCTGCCCAACGGCCACGTGTTCTACGAGAAGGGCAACCACTCCACGTGGGGCTACTACGCCGCGAACCTGAACACCGTTGGCGAAATCCCCTGCACATCGGACGGCAACTTCGTGGGCCCCACGTATCCGTTGACCGTCACCTCCGTGGAGAAGTGGTAGTCCCCGCGCCTCTTTCGTCCCGGGCGCGCGGCACGTCTCGCGCCCGGGGCCGGACGCAGGAAACGGACAGCGTCGACGCGGCGCTCCTGCCTGAAGCGAATGCGGCGCTGCCCGCCGCGGTAGGCGCATCTTCGTCTCCGCGGCGGACCTGGCGCGCGCCTGGCAACGGGCCACATCGAACACCGCCCCCCTTCGCGGAGAACGCCCGCATCCTCAAGGGCCGCGCGGATGGCGCGTTGAACTCGACGCCCAAGCCCTTCCGGATGACGAACATCTCGGCCATCGCCGACCACGGGTGCTCGGATGCCGGGATGGCATCGACATTTCGCTCGCCGACGTGACGAAGAGGCTCCGCCCAGGAGCGACACCTGGCCGTATGATCTGGCCTATGGCCACTGGCGCGAGGACCGGTTCGCGAACACCGTTCGCGCAGGTGCCCGCAACACCTGCGTCATCCAGAGCATCGGGGAGCCCACGCTGCTGCTCAGCGAGTTGCCGTAGCTCCCAAGCTGGAGCGGGGGCGGGGCCAGGCGTGGTTCTCCTCCCGCGCCAACCACCGGCGAAGGGACACAGGCCACGCCATGGGAGAACATCGATCACACACCTCCTCCGCAACAGCCGTGCGTTGTAGCGCATCGGCGCGCTGGCGCTCCCGTGGCCAGTGGCCCCGCGCCTGAAATGGACGCGGCGTCCGGACTTCCATCGCGTGGGCACCTGCTTCGCGTTCCGCGCCGTGGCCCCCACCACGAACGTGACGCTCCAGCACTTCCGGGCGGAGAACGTCGCCACCTGCGTGGACATCGAGCGCTCAGGCACCAGCACCTCGACCGACGTGTCCGAATACGCCAGCACCGCCGCGCGACGGATCGCCCATGATTGTGATTCAATGTGCGTCTTCAGCGTCCAGGGCCTCCACGGCACGCGATTGGACGCCAGCCGGCTCAATGCGACGAGCAACGGACAATGCCAACTCAATCCCTCCAGCGTCAATGGGACTTCATCTGTTGATTCCTGACGCGCCGATTCCGTCCGGGACGCCATGCCACGCAGGTGTCCCGGCTGGGCTGTCAACCATTGGCCACATCGTCAGACTTTAATTGCCTTTCTCGAATTTCATTTCTAGATAGGAAATGCCGGACGAGGTTCCTCTCATCCGGTGACGCCGCCCCCTGGCGTCCTCTCCAATGGAAGGCACCACCATGAAGAAGCTGCTCTTGGGACTGTTCCTGACGACGATGCCGCTCGTGGGCTGTGGCACCGACGAGGGCTCGACCTTGCCGGATGCGAGCGAATTCGTTGTCACCGCTGACCAGCAGGAGATGAGCATCGAGCAGCGGGACGCCGCACCGGGCGAGCAGGCTCCGGAAGTTGGCGCCGCCAACATCAGCGTGTCCGAGAATGAACTCGCGTGCTGGGTGGTGCTCGAGTACTGCCGCCACCCGAACACGGGGATTCCGCACTGTACGGCCACGGGGTGTACTCGCGCCGAGGCCATCCGGAACTGCGAGGCGCTCATCCGGCGCACCTGCGGTTAGTGATGCCGCACCACGGGCCTTCCTGGCCTTCGCCAGAAGGGCCCGTGGCCTTCAGCGCCTGACAGCGAATCCGCCCAAGAGGAAGCCCAAGGCGGGGGGCGTGGGTGACGGCGGAGTGACTCGCGCCCGACGCCTTCAAAAATGGTAGCGAACACCGAGCCGCACCTGTCGTGGAAATGACGGGCGCAGCGACGACGGGCTCTCCAGCCACGCGGGGCCCCGAGGCTCCCCCCGCGCCCAGGGCTGCGCGTTGAGGAGGTTGAACGCATCCAGGCCGATCGACAGCCCCGCGATGTTCGTCATGCGATGCCCCACGGACAGATGCGCATCCAGCACATGGCTCCAGGCTGGGAAAGCTGTCAGTGCCCGCTCCTGAGGCGTGCCCGACGCCCCTGAATAGGACATCGCCACGCGGACGAAGCGCCGGGCGTCCAACACGAAGATCCGGTAGCTCGTCACTTGGATGGAGTGCGTGCGGTCGTCGTCAAGCAAGTGAGGCCGCGCCCGTGGCAGCCCGGACTCATCGCCCAGCGGGTCCGTCTGCGTGCCATGCAATTTCGAGCGCGTGTAGTGGAACTCAGATAGCCACGACCCCCATTGCGTGTTCATCGATAGCGTCACGGCATCGTGGTTTCGAACAGCCCGGGGAAGAATCGCCAGGCTCCCGGCTCCGGGATTTCCAATCAGAACGCCCTCTCCCCCAAGGGTCGGCATGGACGTCAACGCGGCCCCCGAGCTGCGCCGGGCGTACTGTGCCTTCAACTGGAGGGAGAGTCCGCTCTCTCCAAGATTGAAGAACTCGTGAGTCGCCACGAGGAGAAACTCATGGGACGACGCAGGTGCCAGTCCAGGATCGATGGTGATGAGCCGCCCCTGCGCTGAGTCCAGGAGTCCGAGCGGAACTTGATCATGGTACTTCGCATAGTGCGCGATGAGCGTCGTCCCGTACCTCGGTATTGGATGGACGACCACACCCGCATGTGGAGAGAGTTGATATGAAACGAACGCGGTGCGTCCCTGAGAAGGAGCCCGTAGCGACTGCATGTCATAGCGGACACCGCCATTGATGGTGAGCCACGGACGCACGTCCCACCGGTCCTGCACGAAGCCCCCCAGGACCGTGCTTCCGGCACGGGAACCCGTCGGCAGGAACCTGACATGCGCAATGTGCTCCGTATCGAAGCCTGCCTGGAAGATGTGGGTCCCGATGGCATGCAGCAGATAATGGGCCTGGACCTTCATCTGGACGTTCTGCTGGGCCCGGCCGGACTCGACCGCCAGGGTGCGGTGAGTGGACTGGTGGCGCAGCCACCCAGACTGGAGCGTCAGCAGCAAGGCGTTGTCCAGGAATGCCCCGGAGTACTCGAGCATCGCCATGGCAGTGTCGCTGTCGCTTGAGGTGGAGTCGTCCAGCCCTCGCGTTTCGGACGGCATTCCGATGAGGGACAGCGAGAGACGATGCGGGGGTGAAACTTCGTAGTTGAGACGGACCAGCGCCTGAACGCCGTGCTGATCCACCCAGTGTCCTTGCTCCTCGGTGCGACTGAACACGGGGGTCACACCAGCGAAGAAGGTCAAACGATTCGGGACAACGGGACCGCCCAGCGTCGCGCCGAACTCTCCCATGTGACGAAACCGCTCCGTGCTCGAGAAGTCAGTGCCAGACACGGGAAGGGTACCGGCGGGCCCCGCCAGAACCCCCGGCGCCCAGTAGGCGAAACTGGAGCCGTAGAAGCGAGAGCATCCCGACTTCAAGCGCGATTCGATGACACCACCATTCGAACGAGCATGACTGGGCATGGCCCCTTCCGACCGCACCGTCACCAGGCTGGCGAACTCGATGCTGAGCGGGAGCAGGTTCCCCCCTGAGATGGCATCGCGGGTCGAGAGCCCCTGCAACTGAAAGCCATTCTCGGACGCCGACCCACCGCGAATGGAGAAACCGGAGGGGACCTCCAATGCACCTGGAACGCGCTCCGCCAGTCGCTCCGCGGCGCGAAGGCCGCTGGTCCAGCGCAGGGGCAAACGGCTCGGCAACCGCTCGAACAGGTCTGGAGCGAAATGCCAAGGCGCCGGATGATGCAACGCATCCGAGTCGATGCCACATCGCACGAAAAAATGGGGCTGCTCGTAGTGCAGCAGCACATCGACTCGGAACGGCGACTCCTCCGCGGGCACGACCTGCGCCTGAACGTGAGGCTTGTACACTTCCGCTTCGAACCGGAGCACGTAGGCGCCAGGTGGGACGGGCCCGAGACGGTACTGCCCGACGGCATCCGTGACGGTGGACAACTCCCCTTTCAGCGAGTGAGCACTCGCCGTGACGCGGACACCGGGAACAGGGCTGTTCAACCGTGCCTCACGAACCGTGCCTTCGAGCACGATCGGAGCTGGCGATGATGCGCCCAAAGACACCATCGCGGCGATTACCGCACCCACGAGCCGCGGCAGGTCAATGCAGCATCGACGCCTGGCCATGCAGGGCGAACCCCGCCGTTCCGCTTCCATCCGATGCAGCGAACCACCCAGCCGCCACGGGCAGCTTCATCGTTTCAGCATGAAATCCTCACGGGGCTGGCGAACCAGCCCCGAATCGAAGGGCGCCGTCCAGCAACACCGTGTCGGCTCAGTTTGCCGTCGGACACAACGAGGCACCGCTCGACCGGCGAGATGAGCGCCCCTGTGCATCTCGACCCATGCGCCCCTCGCGCGGGTTCACGCTGGCGGTATGCGTCCCCGAAACCCCAGTGGGCCAGGCGAACAATCAGTCGGCTGAAGGCCACTCCATCGGCCCTGAGCCCGCCACGAACACCTTCACTCGCCTGACACGTTCGTCGCTGCTACCGTCCCCGCCCCCATCATTACCGCGCCCCAACCGAGAGGAGATGCATGGCCACAGGCTTCGAGTCTTACAAGATGGTGGATCCCCTGCTCGTGGCGAGCGTCCGGGAAGCACTGCTCCAGTCCTACTTCTCGGAGTATGACCCCGCCTTCTTGAGGACCCCCGCTGGGCAGGCCGACATCGTGGACCACGTGGACGGGCGCTACAACCGCTGCGTCGACCATGTGCTCCCGTGGTTGGCGCGGTACATCGACCTCCGCGCAGCGAACATCGTCGAGTTGGGTTGTGGCACAGGGTCCAGCACTGCGGCATTTGCCCAGGTGGCCCGTCGCGTCTCAGGCTACGACATCCACGCGGCGTCTGTGACGGCCGCTCGCAGCAGGGTTCAGGCACTTGGTCTGAGCAACGTCGAGCTGAGCGTCGACCAGCCAGAGACGCTGCTCGAGACGCTGAAGAAGAAGCACCCGGATGGGGCCGACGTCTTCATGCTGTATGCGGTACTCGAGCATCAGACCCCAGCGGAACGGCTGGAGACGCTCCGTACGGGGTGGAAGCTCCTCCGGCCCGGGGGCCTCCTCGTCGTCGTGGATACGCCCAATCGGCTGACCTACTTCGACGCGCACACCTCGCTCATGCCCTTCTTCCACTTCCTGCCCCCCGAGCTGGGCTGGCCCTATGCCTCGCGCTCCCCGCGTGAGGATTTCCGCAATGCCATGGGGAAGGTCTCGGCGGAGAAGGCGCCCATGCTCCTGACGCGCTGGGGGATTGGCGCCAGTCACCATGAGCTCGAGCTCGCCCTGGGAGAGCTCGACCCGTTGCTGGTGGGAACCGGCTTCGAGCCGGAAATCCTCGAGATGTTCCCCGTCACGCTCGACGAGGAGCTGCTGCACATCTACGTGGAGCGAAGTGGCGCCCCGGTGCCTCTGGCCTTCACCCGGAACACCCTGAACTTCGTCCTTCGCAAAGGGGACAACACGGACTTCATCGCCCGCCGGACCGCGCCACCGCCCCTGCGGCACATCACCCTCGCGACGGAGGCAGAGGCGCGCATCCAGGCCCTGGAGCAGCAAGCCGCCGCGGACGCGCAGCGGCTCCAGGCGCAGACCGAGCGCATCCAGGCCCTGGAACACCAGGTCGCCACGCCTCCACTGCGACACCAGCTCGTCGACCGACTCAATGGTGCGTTCAAGAAGACCGCGCTTCATGGGAAGGCGCGCAAGCTCGTCGAATGGTCATTGAAGCGCGGCGCTCGCTGAACCCAGCGGTGTCTCTGGCCGCATGCAACATTTGCAGCGGCAAGGGAAATCCAGACCAAGGCGCCGCTGACCTTCACGGCGCCTCGTGAATTTCCCTGAATCCAATGCCAGACTTGGCGCACCTCCCTTGAAAGGTGCGTCATGCGCTGGAACCCCCGAAGCCTCGCGGAAGCGCTGTGCTTCCTCACCCTGCCCCTCGCCCTGCCCGCGCAGGCCCAGGCCACCAATGTCGCGCTGAACAAGCCCGCGACAGCGTCCTCGATTCACTCGGTCGGTTATCCCACGCAGTTCGGACCCGCCAAGGCCTTCAACGGCATCATCAACACGGCAGACCGCTGGTCGTCGGCCGTCTCGCCGCTGCACTCGAATCCGGAATGGCTGGAGGTGGACCTCCAGGCCGCGCATGGCGTGACAGGCATCACCCTGTATGTCAGCCGGGACAACACCTACGGGCGGATGGTCGACTTCGATGTGCTGTACCGGGCCAGCGACACTGGGAGCTACCAGGTCGTCCCGGGCGGCGCCATCACCGGGAACACGGAGAACATCCGGACCCTCACCTTCACGCAGCCCGTGAATGCTCGCTACGTGCGACTCCAGTGCAAACTGGCGACGAATGACAACCTCTGCCGGGTCCGCGAGCTTCAGGTCTTCGGGACCGCGCTCACGAATCAGCCCCCCAGCGTCTTCGCGGGCAACGACACAACCCTCACCCTGCCCGACAACTCCGCGCCCCTCCAAGGCTCCGCCACCGACAGTGATGGCACCATCGCGCACTACCTCTGGGAGCAGGTCTCGGGACCATCGACCGCGACACTACTGAGCGCCACGTCTCCCAGCGCGACCGCCACGGGACTGGTGGCGGGCGTGTACGTCTTCCGGCTCACCGCCACGGACAACCAGGGCGCCACGGGCTCAGACGTCGTGAGCATCACCGTGAACCCAG
This genomic window from Myxococcus hansupus contains:
- a CDS encoding TonB-dependent receptor, translating into MARRRCCIDLPRLVGAVIAAMVSLGASSPAPIVLEGTVREARLNSPVPGVRVTASAHSLKGELSTVTDAVGQYRLGPVPPGAYVLRFEAEVYKPHVQAQVVPAEESPFRVDVLLHYEQPHFFVRCGIDSDALHHPAPWHFAPDLFERLPSRLPLRWTSGLRAAERLAERVPGALEVPSGFSIRGGSASENGFQLQGLSTRDAISGGNLLPLSIEFASLVTVRSEGAMPSHARSNGGVIESRLKSGCSRFYGSSFAYWAPGVLAGPAGTLPVSGTDFSSTERFRHMGEFGATLGGPVVPNRLTFFAGVTPVFSRTEEQGHWVDQHGVQALVRLNYEVSPPHRLSLSLIGMPSETRGLDDSTSSDSDTAMAMLEYSGAFLDNALLLTLQSGWLRHQSTHRTLAVESGRAQQNVQMKVQAHYLLHAIGTHIFQAGFDTEHIAHVRFLPTGSRAGSTVLGGFVQDRWDVRPWLTINGGVRYDMQSLRAPSQGRTAFVSYQLSPHAGVVVHPIPRYGTTLIAHYAKYHDQVPLGLLDSAQGRLITIDPGLAPASSHEFLLVATHEFFNLGESGLSLQLKAQYARRSSGAALTSMPTLGGEGVLIGNPGAGSLAILPRAVRNHDAVTLSMNTQWGSWLSEFHYTRSKLHGTQTDPLGDESGLPRARPHLLDDDRTHSIQVTSYRIFVLDARRFVRVAMSYSGASGTPQERALTAFPAWSHVLDAHLSVGHRMTNIAGLSIGLDAFNLLNAQPWARGEPRGPAWLESPSSLRPSFPRQVRLGVRYHF
- a CDS encoding PKD domain-containing protein → MRWNPRSLAEALCFLTLPLALPAQAQATNVALNKPATASSIHSVGYPTQFGPAKAFNGIINTADRWSSAVSPLHSNPEWLEVDLQAAHGVTGITLYVSRDNTYGRMVDFDVLYRASDTGSYQVVPGGAITGNTENIRTLTFTQPVNARYVRLQCKLATNDNLCRVRELQVFGTALTNQPPSVFAGNDTTLTLPDNSAPLQGSATDSDGTIAHYLWEQVSGPSTATLLSATSPSATATGLVAGVYVFRLTATDNQGATGSDVVSITVNPASAPADPRAGKLHVWNRGGRYDAAVFLPKAYGTQPGKKYPAVLSLHGRVGTTLSDDHTEVGTNPEGFIRQLTPGKPLVDTFPGIVIAPNGPRVGAPLDTWWQVDSTHLVIQQALALYDIDPERVTVTGLSAGGSGVNEQMKKYRATYAGGVPIAYLPPTMDEPCDLANFPIWASGNTDDGVFSVHRWTHATTGFYTVVRQCPGYTGEFLLTVNPSGGHSGWDAFWSRSDVQNWLVSQQRKAP
- a CDS encoding class I SAM-dependent methyltransferase gives rise to the protein MATGFESYKMVDPLLVASVREALLQSYFSEYDPAFLRTPAGQADIVDHVDGRYNRCVDHVLPWLARYIDLRAANIVELGCGTGSSTAAFAQVARRVSGYDIHAASVTAARSRVQALGLSNVELSVDQPETLLETLKKKHPDGADVFMLYAVLEHQTPAERLETLRTGWKLLRPGGLLVVVDTPNRLTYFDAHTSLMPFFHFLPPELGWPYASRSPREDFRNAMGKVSAEKAPMLLTRWGIGASHHELELALGELDPLLVGTGFEPEILEMFPVTLDEELLHIYVERSGAPVPLAFTRNTLNFVLRKGDNTDFIARRTAPPPLRHITLATEAEARIQALEQQAAADAQRLQAQTERIQALEHQVATPPLRHQLVDRLNGAFKKTALHGKARKLVEWSLKRGAR